One part of the Haliotis asinina isolate JCU_RB_2024 chromosome 2, JCU_Hal_asi_v2, whole genome shotgun sequence genome encodes these proteins:
- the LOC137272892 gene encoding prestin-like translates to MTDTEAGLSMLTCDGQDKDAGHPRCLYDFEEMYRRKPSRNSLRETCSMRLKKTFSRQAIKKTILGNFPFLKIMRGYDILRYLPNDVIAGMTVGIMQIPQGMAYAALASLPPICGLYTSLFSPLIYFFFGSSRHASMGTIAVVSLMIAAVLDTRLAADQGIPRTTFNFSQSGNLTDLDIERSTDSRKIEIATALTLVSGLVMMVLGKLGMGLLTTYMSEYLISGFTTGVAVHVVSSQVKNVLGLKVKRFNGVFKVVKTWIEIIRNIADTNWIPVVTSVVSMIIIYVIKTQINERFKKRLRIPVPIELIVVIIGTVVSHFARFKNDFDVKVIGEIPAGIPLPKIPDVSLVTSHIGDAVIIGVIAFAQSVSMAKMLALKNKQTVNANQEMFAYGAGSVLCSIFSGYIPAASVARSVVQDGAGGITQIASLVGCCVVLVVVMAVGPLFYSLPSCILSSVIIVNLRSMFRQFLQLPVLWKRSKWDFSIWVTTFLCVILLDADVGLGIGIVFSILTVVCRTQRSGFTLKGEVDSTSQYRSQKRYECVKIPSHTVILSFEAPLYFANSEQFVLQSFTNSGIDPMKIKRKRAAQETEQRKREKKKQSTNTNKRKVKFEGTTRENGKPTEPESQNDSHITCVILDMTGINFIDTMGVKALSRVVAEFESVDIKVLIAGLREEVIDILQTSDFIPQHKHQLFLDLSHALSSVDSSINI, encoded by the exons ATGACGGACACTGAAGCTGGACTTTCCATGTTGACTTGCGATGGCCAGGACAAAGATGCCGGCCATCCCAGATGTCTATATGACTTTGAAGAAATGTACAGACGAAAACCATCCCGGAATAGTCTCAGAGAAACATGCAGCATGCGTCTAAAGAAGACATTTTCCAGACAAGCAATCAAGAAGACTATCTTGGGCAATTTTCCATTTCTGAAGATCATGCGTGGCTACGACATTCTTCGGTATTTACCGAACGATGTGATTGCTGGAATGACAGTTGGCATAATGCAAATCCCCCAAG GGATGGCGTACGCAGCTCTAGCGTCTCTTCCCCCAATTTGCGGACTCTACACATCCCTGTTTTCCCCTCTTATCTACTTCTTCTTTGGCTCATCCAGACATGCTTCCATGG GAACGATAGCTGTCGTGAGTCTGATGATAGCCGCTGTCCTTGACACTCGCCTAGCAGCTGACCAGGGCATTCCTCGAACGACCTTCAACTTTAGCCAATCGGGGAACCTTACCGACCTTGACATTGAGAGGTCCACCGACTCCAGAAAAATAGAAATTGCAACAGCACTGACTCTCGTGTCTGGGTTAGTCATG ATGGTCCTGGGGAAGCTCGGCATGGGCTTATTGACGACATACATGTCGGAGTACCTCATCAGCGGCTTTACCACCGGCGTCGCCGTCCATGTCGTGTCTAGTCAGGTGAAGAACGTGCTGGGGTTAAAGGTCAAGAGATTTAATGGTGTCTTCAAGGTCGTAAAG acttgGATTGAGATAATACGGAACATTGCAGACACCAACTGGATACCTGTGGTGACGTCAGTGGTCAGCATGATCATCATATACGTCATCAAAACTCAGATTAACGAGAGATTCAAAAAGAGGCTTCGGATCCCTGTACCCATAGAACTAATAGTG GTGATAATTGGAACGGTCGTCTCTCATTTCGCACGTTTTAAAAATGACTTTGACGTCAAAGTAATAGGTGAAATTCCCGCAGG TATTCCCCTTCCCAAGATTCCTGACGTCAGCCTCGTGACGTCACATATTGGAGATGCCGTCATCATTGGAGTCATAGCCTTTGCGCAGTCAGTGTCTATGGCTAAGATGTTAGCGctcaaaaacaaacagacagtTAATGCAAATCAG GAGATGTTTGCGTATGGTGCCGGGAGTGTTCTCTGTTCCATTTTCTCCGGCTATATTCCCGCTGCCTCTGTTGCTCGCAGTGTCGTGCAGGACGGCGCTGGGGGTATCACCCAG ATCGCCTCACTGGTAGGGTGCTGTGTCGTCCTGGTGGTCGTCATGGCAGTGGGACCACTCTTCTACTCCCTTCCTTCA TGTATCTTGTCCTCGGTAATTATCGTCAACTTGAGAAGCATGTTCAGGCAGTTCTTGCAGCTCCCAGTGCTATGGAAGAGGTCAAAGTGGGATTTT AGTATATGGGTTACAACTTTCCTGTGTGTGATCCTGTTGGATGCTGACGTCGGTCTCGGTATCGGCATCGTCTTCTCCATCCTCACCGTGGTGTGCAGGACCCAGAG GTCTGGGTTCACATTAAAGGGCGAAGTAGATTCAACGTCGCAGTACAGATCACAGAAGAGGTACGAATGT GTAAAGATTCCCTCGCACACGGTGATCTTGTCGTTTGAAGCGCCTCTCTATTTTGCAAATTCGGAACAGTTTGTTCTTCAATCTTTCACCAATTCTGGTATCGATCCCATGAAGATAAAGAGGAAGAGAGCTGCCCAGGAAACTGAACAAAGAAAAAGGGAGAAGAAGAAACAG AGTACAAACACGAACAAACGGAAGGTGAAATTCGAAGGAACCACGAGAGAGAATGGAAAACCGACGGAGCCAGAATCCCAGAATGACTCCCATATCACCTGTGTCATCTTGGACATGACAGGGATCAACTTTATTGACACCATGGGTGTGAAAGCATTGTCCAGG GTTGTCGCCGAGTTCGAGTCCGTGGACATCAAAGTACTGATTGCTGGCCTGAGAG AGGAAGTAATAGATATCCTGCAGACTAGCGACTTCATCCCCCAGCACAAACACCAACTGTTCTTGGACCTGTCTCACGCCCTCAGCTCTGTCGACAGCAGTATCAATATTTGA